A window from Photobacterium atrarenae encodes these proteins:
- a CDS encoding YhfT family protein gives MDIINIGLVALLCAMTALIANMSASVFHDGIRPILPQLVEGHMTRRDAGSVAFGLSIGFVASVGISFTLSTGLLNPWLLFLPTDILGVMIASRWLAALAGGLWGILVVTSLSGVNAVLTGLPIDALGALGELGTPVMTAFALFPLLAIFYQFGWKAGAIAAGVVLLSRLLTIQFTSIYPESIQIFVGMVMLVGTAIHKDINDKKNGISPPDMSGMHSLFEERTKRIMKHLPLLAATGSLIAIVANAGIFAGSEVSIYALADAYKLTDPAAHDAAMQQVALSEFMRGLGFVPLIATTALATGVYGVVGMTFVFVVGYLAPNIPVAAVLGALTICIEVFLLRKVGHFLEQFPSIRNASDNIRNSMNTLMEFALLIGGVLAVMKMGATTGLTIFTMLFFLNEVMGRPVLKIAAPAVAAILTGILLNVLYVLGLFTV, from the coding sequence ATGGATATCATAAATATCGGGCTGGTCGCCCTACTCTGTGCAATGACGGCACTCATCGCCAACATGAGCGCCTCCGTCTTCCATGACGGGATCCGTCCAATTCTGCCACAGCTGGTCGAAGGTCATATGACCCGACGTGACGCCGGCTCGGTCGCATTCGGCCTGTCGATCGGCTTTGTCGCCTCGGTGGGGATTTCATTCACTTTATCGACCGGGCTGCTCAACCCCTGGCTGCTGTTTCTCCCCACGGACATCCTCGGGGTGATGATCGCCAGCCGCTGGCTAGCAGCCCTGGCCGGTGGTCTCTGGGGAATCCTGGTGGTGACGTCGCTCTCCGGTGTCAATGCCGTCCTGACTGGTTTACCGATTGACGCCCTCGGTGCACTGGGTGAGTTGGGCACCCCGGTGATGACCGCGTTTGCCCTGTTCCCGCTGCTGGCCATTTTCTATCAATTTGGCTGGAAAGCCGGGGCCATTGCTGCCGGGGTGGTCTTGCTGTCACGCTTACTGACCATCCAGTTTACGTCGATTTATCCCGAATCCATCCAGATCTTCGTCGGCATGGTCATGCTGGTCGGCACCGCGATCCACAAAGACATCAACGACAAGAAGAATGGCATTTCACCACCGGACATGTCCGGCATGCACAGCCTGTTTGAAGAGCGCACCAAGCGGATCATGAAGCACCTGCCGCTACTGGCTGCAACCGGCTCGCTGATTGCCATTGTGGCCAACGCGGGGATCTTTGCCGGGTCAGAAGTCTCGATCTATGCCCTGGCCGATGCCTATAAACTCACCGATCCGGCGGCACATGACGCCGCGATGCAACAGGTCGCGCTATCAGAGTTCATGCGCGGTCTGGGTTTTGTACCACTCATTGCCACCACAGCACTGGCAACAGGCGTCTATGGCGTGGTCGGCATGACGTTCGTCTTTGTCGTTGGTTACCTGGCACCGAATATCCCAGTTGCCGCGGTACTTGGGGCACTGACGATCTGCATTGAGGTTTTCCTGCTGCGCAAGGTCGGTCACTTCCTGGAGCAATTTCCTTCTATTCGCAACGCATCAGACAATATTCGCAACTCAATGAATACCCTGATGGAGTTTGCGCTGCTGATTGGCGGGGTCCTGGCAGTCATGAAAATGGGCGCAACCACCGGCCTGACCATTTTCACCATGCTGTTCTTCCTCAATGAAGTCATGGGCCGTCCGGTTCTGAAAATAGCAGCACCCGCAGTTGCGGCCATTCTGACCGGTATCTTACTGAATGTGCTGTATGTACTAGGTCTGTTCACTGTCTAG
- a CDS encoding YhfX family PLP-dependent enzyme, whose translation MFLQALQKQNPALIDGAFTLLKEGAILPDTYVIDVDQFTANARLIKATADQYGIRLYGMTKQFGRNPLLAKILVDELGYDGIVCVDFKEARQLHQAGIKISHIGHLVQPPSRYIPFIVSTIQPEVITVYSLEKAQEISAAAVAAKRTQPVLLKFYRSSDYLYTNQEAGFPIESLDAICHEIASLPNLQIAGLTHFPCFLYNPASQDTEPTQNLETLLAASQQAGQLGYPISQLNIPSATSSRTLAQIRQFGGTHGEPGHALTGTMPANQDGSQPEKVAMAYVTEVSHQFGDASYCYGGGYYRRGHLAQALIRESRQGTETDHLVDVRNDDEASIDYHLQLDRPCQVGTPVIMAFRTQIFVTRSDVALVAGLSGNTPTLLGLFDAQGNEVKHG comes from the coding sequence ATGTTTCTCCAAGCATTACAAAAACAAAACCCGGCACTCATTGATGGCGCCTTCACCCTGCTGAAGGAAGGCGCTATTTTGCCTGACACCTATGTCATCGATGTCGACCAGTTCACGGCAAATGCCCGGCTGATCAAAGCAACGGCGGATCAATATGGCATCCGGCTATATGGCATGACCAAGCAATTCGGCCGCAATCCGCTGCTGGCCAAAATTCTGGTCGACGAATTAGGTTACGATGGGATCGTTTGTGTGGACTTCAAAGAAGCCCGCCAACTCCATCAGGCAGGCATCAAAATCAGCCACATCGGTCACCTGGTACAGCCGCCGAGCCGCTATATCCCCTTTATTGTCTCGACCATTCAGCCCGAAGTGATCACCGTCTATTCGCTGGAAAAGGCGCAGGAAATCTCCGCAGCGGCCGTTGCAGCCAAACGGACCCAGCCTGTCCTGCTGAAATTCTACCGAAGCAGCGATTATCTCTACACCAATCAGGAAGCCGGTTTTCCGATCGAATCCCTGGATGCCATCTGCCACGAGATTGCCTCGTTACCGAATCTGCAGATTGCCGGACTGACCCACTTCCCCTGTTTTTTGTATAACCCGGCGTCGCAGGATACCGAGCCGACCCAAAACCTCGAGACCCTGCTTGCCGCCAGCCAGCAAGCCGGTCAGTTAGGCTATCCGATATCACAGCTCAATATTCCTTCAGCCACCAGCAGCCGGACCCTGGCGCAAATTCGGCAATTTGGCGGTACCCATGGTGAGCCCGGCCACGCCCTGACCGGCACGATGCCGGCGAATCAGGACGGCAGCCAGCCGGAAAAAGTAGCCATGGCGTATGTCACCGAAGTCTCTCACCAGTTCGGGGACGCCAGTTATTGCTATGGCGGCGGCTACTATCGCCGCGGCCATTTGGCGCAGGCCCTGATCAGGGAATCCCGTCAGGGCACAGAAACTGACCATCTGGTCGATGTCCGCAACGACGATGAGGCCAGTATCGATTATCACCTACAACTCGACCGGCCCTGTCAGGTCGGCACGCCTGTCATCATGGCATTTCGGACTCAAATATTTGTCACGCGAAGTGATGTTGCGCTTGTCGCAGGGTTATCAGGTAACACCCCCACGCTGCTTGGTTTATTCGATGCACAAGGTAATGAGGTAAAACATGGCTAA
- a CDS encoding phosphopentomutase: MAKFVVVVLDGFGVGEMPDVVDIRPQDRGANTAVKLLDHFPLKTLPTLEKLGLMNITGLTRSRMQPSAIANWGTAKLAHFGCDTFMGHQEIMGTRPKPPLIKPFQESIDAIEQALTQAGYTTARITRDTLQLLLVEGCVVIGDNLEADLGQVYNLTANFNLINFDEVKQIGRIVRGANAVSRNIAFGGLIPSMDQVFNAIETKADKHGQQAYIGVNAPDSGAYDQGFQVVHLGYGVDALTQVPHQLHQVGIHTYLYGKVADIVQNETGTSYTSVVDTDQVFSLLLADLQQHEGFFCANVQETDLSGHQQDPKRYWSILEKADRGLAAVIDTLNRGDVLIVMADHGNDPFIGHTKHTREQVPLMVYSPAITGVQVGYRDTLADIGASVTDFFGAPQPESGRSLLAPLTFNLNPTESHDTE, from the coding sequence ATGGCTAAATTTGTTGTCGTGGTACTGGATGGTTTCGGTGTCGGCGAAATGCCGGATGTGGTCGATATCCGGCCACAGGATCGCGGTGCCAACACGGCGGTGAAACTGCTCGACCATTTTCCGCTCAAAACGCTGCCGACGCTGGAAAAACTGGGGCTGATGAATATCACCGGCCTGACCCGATCGCGGATGCAGCCATCTGCCATCGCCAACTGGGGCACTGCCAAACTGGCCCATTTCGGCTGCGACACCTTCATGGGTCACCAGGAAATCATGGGGACCCGGCCGAAACCGCCGCTAATCAAGCCGTTCCAGGAGTCCATTGATGCCATTGAGCAGGCGCTCACTCAGGCGGGATATACCACGGCGCGGATCACCCGGGACACTCTGCAACTGCTGTTGGTCGAGGGCTGCGTGGTGATCGGGGATAATCTGGAAGCCGACTTGGGTCAGGTCTACAACCTGACCGCCAACTTCAATCTGATCAACTTTGACGAAGTGAAACAGATTGGCCGCATCGTCCGCGGGGCCAACGCGGTCAGCCGGAATATTGCGTTCGGCGGTTTGATTCCGTCCATGGACCAGGTTTTCAATGCCATCGAAACCAAAGCCGACAAACACGGCCAGCAGGCTTATATCGGCGTCAACGCACCAGACTCCGGCGCCTATGATCAGGGCTTTCAGGTCGTCCATCTGGGCTACGGCGTGGATGCCCTGACCCAGGTGCCGCACCAGCTGCATCAGGTCGGGATCCACACGTACCTGTACGGCAAAGTTGCCGATATCGTCCAGAACGAGACCGGCACTTCCTATACATCAGTGGTCGATACCGACCAGGTGTTTTCCCTGCTTTTGGCAGACCTGCAACAGCATGAAGGTTTCTTTTGCGCCAATGTGCAGGAAACCGACCTGTCCGGCCACCAGCAGGATCCCAAGCGCTATTGGAGCATTCTGGAAAAAGCGGATCGCGGCCTCGCCGCCGTTATCGACACCCTGAACCGTGGCGATGTGCTGATCGTGATGGCTGATCACGGCAATGATCCATTTATTGGCCATACCAAACATACCCGTGAACAAGTGCCACTGATGGTTTACAGCCCGGCAATTACCGGCGTCCAGGTGGGCTACCGGGATACCCTGGCCGATATCGGCGCCAGTGTGACCGATTTTTTCGGAGCCCCGCAGCCGGAGTCCGGGCGATCGCTGCTCGCACCACTCACCTTCAACCTCAACCCGACGGAGTCACATGATACCGAATAA
- a CDS encoding PTS sugar transporter subunit IIC, producing MSIFDKTLVFVESVVAPMAAKISAQRHINAIKDGFVATMPFLIVGSLLLVLAYPPGTGNFFLDGWHSLIEMIGQKNILAPFQVSMGIFALYAAYSIAYSLARAYDIRAQNSGLLSMFSFLLAVAPVQFIDDVGSVMSVAYMGGTGAFTAILCGLLIPELQRFLRDKNIRLKLPDAVPPKIAASFDLLIPVLFVSVIIVAINGTLASYDLSIPSAIMEIFKPLVSASDSFFACLLAVILIQLLWFAGIHGSSVVVSGILYPILIINLGLNQDALAAGEPLPKIFVNPVLDFFIFVGGAGGTWGFVVLMMRSRATQLRTIGKMSIIPGTFNINEPVIFGTPIVMNPNYFIPWMLSPIINTCIVWGAFKMELLSKIIALPPWTMPAPIGAVMATNSGTAAIVVVLCVLVSVIIYYPFFKIHEKQLLIEEQAAEKQSGEQLKPSNA from the coding sequence ATGAGTATATTTGACAAAACCCTCGTCTTTGTCGAGAGCGTGGTTGCCCCCATGGCAGCCAAAATATCGGCACAAAGGCATATTAATGCCATTAAAGATGGTTTCGTAGCAACCATGCCATTTCTGATTGTCGGCTCGCTCCTGCTGGTGTTAGCTTACCCGCCGGGCACCGGAAACTTCTTTCTGGACGGCTGGCATTCACTGATCGAGATGATTGGGCAGAAAAATATCCTGGCGCCATTCCAAGTCAGCATGGGTATTTTTGCTTTATATGCAGCTTATAGTATTGCCTATAGCCTGGCGCGTGCTTACGACATTCGTGCACAGAACTCCGGGCTATTATCTATGTTTTCATTTCTGCTGGCTGTCGCACCCGTTCAGTTTATTGATGACGTCGGCAGCGTCATGTCAGTTGCTTATATGGGGGGGACAGGTGCCTTTACTGCAATATTATGTGGCTTGCTTATTCCGGAATTACAGCGATTCCTGCGTGACAAGAACATTCGCTTGAAACTGCCGGATGCCGTCCCACCAAAAATTGCCGCTTCGTTTGACCTGCTTATCCCGGTTCTGTTTGTTTCCGTTATTATTGTCGCAATTAATGGCACACTTGCCAGCTATGATTTAAGTATTCCATCCGCCATCATGGAAATATTTAAACCGTTAGTCTCTGCGTCGGATTCATTCTTTGCTTGCCTGCTGGCTGTTATCCTGATTCAGCTGCTCTGGTTTGCTGGTATCCATGGCTCGTCTGTAGTCGTCAGTGGTATTCTTTACCCGATTTTGATTATCAACCTGGGTCTGAACCAGGATGCACTGGCAGCCGGTGAGCCGCTCCCGAAAATCTTCGTCAACCCGGTTCTGGACTTCTTTATCTTTGTCGGGGGCGCGGGTGGTACCTGGGGTTTTGTCGTCCTGATGATGCGCTCTCGTGCCACGCAGCTACGCACCATTGGTAAGATGTCAATTATTCCTGGCACCTTCAACATCAACGAGCCGGTCATTTTCGGAACGCCAATCGTTATGAACCCGAACTACTTCATTCCGTGGATGCTGTCCCCCATCATTAATACCTGTATTGTCTGGGGTGCATTCAAAATGGAGCTTCTCTCAAAAATTATTGCACTGCCACCCTGGACCATGCCGGCCCCGATTGGTGCCGTCATGGCAACCAACTCAGGAACGGCCGCCATCGTCGTCGTTCTGTGCGTACTCGTCAGCGTCATCATCTACTACCCGTTCTTCAAAATTCATGAAAAGCAGTTGCTCATCGAAGAGCAAGCTGCCGAAAAACAAAGTGGCGAACAGTTGAAGCCTTCTAACGCATAA
- the mog gene encoding molybdopterin adenylyltransferase, giving the protein MTKAKIGIVTVSDRASAGVYEDISGKAIIETLSDYLTSEWEPVYEVIPDEQDVIEATLIKMADDQECSLIVTTGGTGPAKRDVTPEATEAVCDRMMPGFGELMRAESLKFVPTAILSRQTAGLRGDSLIVNLPGKPKSIRECLDAVFPAIPYCIDLMEGPYLECDESVIKPFRPKKK; this is encoded by the coding sequence ATGACCAAAGCTAAGATTGGTATCGTAACGGTCAGTGATCGTGCCAGCGCGGGTGTATACGAAGATATTTCAGGGAAAGCCATTATCGAGACGCTGAGTGACTACCTGACCTCCGAATGGGAGCCGGTGTACGAAGTGATCCCGGATGAGCAGGATGTCATTGAGGCAACCCTGATCAAGATGGCTGATGATCAAGAATGTAGCCTGATTGTGACCACAGGTGGCACCGGGCCGGCCAAACGGGATGTCACCCCGGAAGCTACGGAAGCGGTGTGTGATCGCATGATGCCGGGCTTTGGAGAGCTGATGCGCGCTGAATCCTTGAAGTTTGTTCCGACGGCAATCCTGTCACGCCAGACAGCTGGCTTGCGTGGCGACAGCCTGATTGTCAACCTGCCGGGTAAACCGAAGTCCATTCGCGAATGCCTGGATGCGGTTTTCCCTGCTATACCTTACTGTATCGATCTGATGGAAGGTCCGTATCTGGAATGTGACGAATCCGTCATCAAGCCTTTCCGTCCGAAGAAGAAGTAA
- a CDS encoding 3-ketoacyl-ACP reductase FabG2 — MKRQVLVTGASKGIGRAVACQLARDGFEVVSHYGRDVAGAQQTLAMIEANGGTGRLIQFDIRERQQCQDAIETDIAAYGAYYGVVCNAGITRDNAFPAMTGEDWDGVIHTNLDGFYNVLHPCVMPMVKRRQGGRIVTLASVSGLAGNRGQTNYSASKAGVIGATKALALELAKRQITVNCVAPGLIDTGMVEPEVQEQLLPSVPLRRMGAPEEVAGLISYLMSDIAGYVTRQVISVNGGVV; from the coding sequence ATGAAAAGACAGGTGTTAGTGACCGGGGCGAGTAAAGGTATCGGGCGTGCGGTTGCCTGTCAGTTAGCCCGCGACGGGTTTGAGGTGGTGAGCCACTATGGCCGTGATGTTGCCGGGGCGCAGCAGACACTGGCGATGATTGAAGCGAACGGCGGGACCGGACGGTTGATCCAGTTCGATATCCGTGAGCGCCAACAATGTCAGGATGCAATTGAAACAGATATTGCTGCGTATGGTGCCTATTATGGGGTGGTGTGTAATGCCGGGATCACCCGGGATAATGCATTTCCGGCCATGACCGGGGAAGATTGGGACGGGGTGATCCACACCAACCTGGACGGGTTCTACAATGTTCTGCATCCCTGCGTGATGCCGATGGTAAAACGACGCCAGGGCGGCCGAATTGTCACGCTGGCTTCTGTTTCCGGGCTGGCCGGGAATCGGGGACAGACCAATTACAGTGCATCAAAAGCCGGGGTGATCGGTGCGACTAAGGCGCTGGCACTGGAGTTGGCCAAACGGCAGATCACGGTGAACTGTGTGGCGCCTGGATTGATCGATACCGGCATGGTAGAACCTGAAGTACAGGAGCAGTTATTGCCGTCGGTGCCACTGCGCCGTATGGGAGCGCCTGAGGAGGTTGCCGGGCTGATCAGCTACCTGATGTCTGATATCGCAGGCTATGTCACACGCCAGGTCATTTCGGTCAATGGTGGGGTGGTGTAA
- a CDS encoding hotdog family protein: MRNNRQGTYFPPMSELLPHDAPMILLDELVAVSDTAVHCRLTPTVEHFFFDDDAGGVPGFVGIELMAQAVAAWDGYHARQRGKEPAVGFLLGCRQYQAERSVFEESQILDIYAEQVTVSQTLVVFRCRIEHSGQMLASSQLNVFVPTAAQLAEMGTRSAS; encoded by the coding sequence ATGAGAAATAATCGACAAGGGACGTATTTCCCGCCAATGTCTGAGCTATTGCCTCATGATGCACCGATGATCCTGCTTGACGAGCTGGTTGCGGTCAGTGATACCGCTGTACATTGCCGGCTGACGCCAACGGTTGAGCATTTTTTCTTTGATGACGATGCCGGGGGAGTCCCCGGATTCGTCGGGATTGAGCTGATGGCTCAGGCGGTAGCGGCCTGGGATGGTTATCATGCCAGGCAGCGAGGAAAGGAGCCCGCAGTGGGTTTTTTGCTGGGTTGTCGGCAGTATCAGGCCGAACGATCCGTATTTGAAGAGAGCCAAATACTGGATATTTATGCCGAGCAAGTCACGGTGAGCCAGACTCTGGTGGTCTTTCGTTGCCGGATTGAACATTCGGGACAAATGCTTGCGAGTAGCCAGTTGAATGTATTTGTGCCAACTGCAGCACAGCTGGCGGAGATGGGAACAAGGAGTGCGTCATGA
- a CDS encoding beta-ketoacyl-[acyl-carrier-protein] synthase family protein, which translates to MKTILQHSATAGNHATSAPVYIHACASHSALGLTRNQIRQRLADGFSPDMAIVSDQLNTGMETVVGKACGDRPRMPARLQAYDSGNNRLALSVLTAIEAEVQQAIEIYGADRVAVIAGTSTSGIADTEAALAARQDAGDFPSSYDYRTHEAGNISAFVAKYFGTHGPAYTISTACSSSGRVFLTARRLLRSGMADAVIVGGADSLCQLTLNGFHGLEAMSDGLCNPFSENRKGINIGEAAAFMLLSLDRQGATEYPVALLGAGDSSDAHHISAPHPEGRGAEEAMRKALADAGLSPEQIGYLNAHGTATPLNDAMEAGAIHRVFGVQVPVSSTKPLTGHTLGAASSVEAAICWQILHEQLPLPVQVNDGIHGASLAPITLVKPGMALEQPAVMSNSFAFGGNNISLIFGYPYEK; encoded by the coding sequence ATGAAGACCATCTTACAACACAGTGCAACTGCTGGAAATCATGCAACTTCAGCGCCTGTATATATCCATGCCTGCGCCAGTCATTCGGCGCTGGGGCTAACGCGAAATCAGATCCGCCAGCGTTTAGCGGATGGTTTTTCTCCGGACATGGCTATCGTCTCGGATCAGCTCAACACCGGGATGGAGACCGTTGTCGGTAAAGCCTGCGGTGATCGTCCGAGGATGCCTGCACGGCTGCAGGCCTACGATTCGGGGAATAACCGTTTGGCGCTGTCCGTGTTGACGGCGATAGAAGCCGAGGTGCAGCAGGCTATCGAGATTTATGGGGCCGATCGGGTTGCGGTGATTGCGGGCACCAGTACCTCGGGCATTGCCGACACCGAAGCTGCACTTGCGGCCAGGCAAGATGCTGGCGACTTTCCGTCATCATATGATTATCGTACCCATGAAGCCGGGAATATTTCAGCGTTCGTGGCGAAGTACTTCGGCACACATGGCCCGGCGTATACGATTTCAACGGCCTGCTCTTCCAGTGGCCGGGTTTTCTTGACGGCCCGGCGGTTACTGCGTTCCGGGATGGCGGATGCCGTGATTGTCGGTGGCGCGGACTCACTGTGCCAACTGACGCTCAACGGTTTTCATGGCCTGGAAGCGATGTCTGATGGCTTATGTAATCCGTTCAGCGAGAACCGAAAAGGGATCAATATCGGCGAAGCGGCAGCCTTTATGTTGTTGTCTCTGGACCGGCAAGGCGCGACGGAATATCCGGTGGCCTTGCTGGGTGCCGGGGACAGTTCGGATGCGCATCATATCTCGGCGCCGCATCCGGAAGGGCGGGGGGCGGAAGAAGCGATGCGGAAGGCGCTAGCAGATGCCGGGTTATCACCGGAACAGATCGGCTATCTCAATGCGCACGGGACGGCAACACCGCTCAATGATGCGATGGAGGCGGGCGCGATTCACCGGGTGTTCGGCGTTCAGGTTCCGGTCAGCTCAACCAAGCCGCTGACCGGGCATACTCTGGGCGCCGCCAGTTCCGTCGAAGCTGCGATCTGCTGGCAGATCTTACATGAGCAACTGCCATTGCCGGTGCAGGTCAACGACGGCATACATGGCGCATCATTGGCCCCGATCACCCTGGTGAAGCCGGGAATGGCTCTGGAACAGCCGGCGGTGATGAGTAACTCTTTCGCATTCGGCGGGAATAATATCAGCCTGATTTTTGGATATCCGTATGAGAAATAA
- a CDS encoding ApeI family dehydratase, producing the protein MSKRMPSIMSQQRQGCQLILTLLIDPELADFQGHFAGYPLLPGVTQIGWAEAFGRRYLGAGDAFSGMEAVKFQQPILPGETVILTLDWAPETSKLYFRYQSSQEGAGEPVNHASGRIRFRPSTGMENQT; encoded by the coding sequence GTGAGTAAACGAATGCCCAGCATTATGTCGCAGCAGCGACAAGGATGTCAGCTGATACTGACTTTACTGATTGACCCTGAGCTCGCCGACTTTCAGGGACATTTCGCTGGCTATCCGCTGCTGCCCGGGGTGACTCAAATCGGTTGGGCCGAGGCATTCGGCCGCCGTTATCTGGGCGCAGGCGACGCGTTTTCCGGGATGGAAGCAGTGAAATTTCAGCAGCCGATTTTACCCGGAGAGACGGTGATATTAACTCTGGACTGGGCGCCTGAGACATCCAAGCTCTATTTTCGCTATCAATCGTCACAGGAGGGAGCGGGCGAGCCGGTTAACCACGCCTCAGGACGGATCCGGTTTCGCCCGAGTACCGGAATGGAGAATCAAACATGA
- a CDS encoding AMP-binding protein, with the protein MAFSALSEVMLSSRAPLCCLAFDGGADVTWAAFKADVVAWAQWLNTQKARRWALCFEDSYHFAVGFMAAAHAGKQLILPGNCQPDALAELADQFDGLLHDRDDLAHMACACRLPGAKPMPVTDKPLTPLVAEQVLLTLFTSGSSGQPKAVGKSLGVVEAEISALEQQWGTILAGSRIVSTVSHQHIYGMLFRVFWPLCAGRPFSRQALDYPEQVMASASPATTLVTSPALLKRLGEGTDPAHESYGAIFSSGGPLPLAAARHSHALLGSLPLEVFGSTETGGIGYRQQHESDTPWQCFAPIEMALNAQHCLQIRSPFIDPTCWYQTDDQCELYDDRHFLLKGRADRVVKIEEKRISLVEVEQRLSQLCWVEEAAVLPLQQGERLTLGAVITLTAQGQRQLAESGKGPFWLQLRRALRGWIEPVGIPRRFRVVDDIPVNRQGKRLVATLAQLFEDSAEHRDLNEGKIPCE; encoded by the coding sequence ATGGCATTTAGCGCATTATCGGAGGTGATGTTGTCTTCAAGAGCACCGTTGTGTTGCCTGGCATTCGACGGTGGAGCTGACGTGACCTGGGCTGCGTTTAAGGCGGATGTCGTGGCTTGGGCGCAGTGGCTTAACACGCAAAAAGCCCGGCGTTGGGCGTTGTGCTTTGAAGATAGCTATCACTTCGCGGTGGGATTCATGGCCGCCGCTCATGCCGGAAAGCAGCTTATCTTGCCTGGTAATTGTCAGCCGGATGCGCTGGCCGAGCTTGCTGATCAGTTTGACGGGCTGTTACACGACCGGGACGATCTTGCTCACATGGCTTGTGCCTGTCGGCTACCGGGGGCAAAACCGATGCCGGTCACGGACAAGCCGCTGACGCCTCTTGTTGCCGAGCAAGTATTGCTGACCTTGTTTACCTCCGGCTCCAGTGGTCAGCCGAAAGCGGTGGGTAAATCGTTGGGTGTGGTTGAGGCGGAAATTTCGGCGCTGGAACAGCAGTGGGGCACGATACTGGCGGGAAGCCGAATTGTCAGTACAGTCTCGCATCAACACATTTACGGCATGCTGTTTCGGGTGTTTTGGCCGCTGTGTGCCGGTCGGCCGTTCAGCCGTCAGGCCCTTGATTACCCGGAGCAGGTGATGGCCAGTGCCAGTCCGGCAACAACGCTCGTGACCAGCCCGGCATTACTCAAACGGCTGGGAGAGGGGACGGATCCTGCACATGAATCATATGGCGCGATTTTCTCATCCGGCGGGCCGTTGCCTTTGGCTGCAGCCCGACATAGTCATGCCTTGCTGGGCTCTCTTCCGCTTGAGGTGTTCGGCAGTACCGAAACTGGCGGGATTGGATACCGGCAGCAACACGAATCGGATACGCCCTGGCAATGCTTTGCGCCGATTGAAATGGCATTGAATGCACAACATTGTTTGCAGATCCGCTCGCCTTTTATTGATCCAACATGTTGGTACCAGACGGACGATCAGTGCGAACTGTACGATGATCGGCATTTCTTGTTGAAGGGCCGGGCGGATCGGGTGGTGAAAATCGAAGAGAAGCGGATTTCACTGGTGGAGGTCGAGCAACGCTTGTCGCAGTTGTGCTGGGTGGAGGAAGCCGCCGTACTGCCGTTGCAACAGGGGGAGCGGCTGACATTAGGGGCTGTGATCACTTTGACCGCACAAGGGCAGCGTCAGCTGGCCGAGTCGGGCAAGGGGCCCTTTTGGTTGCAATTGCGGCGAGCACTCCGAGGCTGGATTGAGCCGGTTGGCATACCCCGCCGCTTTCGGGTGGTCGATGATATCCCTGTGAACCGCCAGGGAAAACGTCTGGTTGCCACCCTCGCGCAGCTGTTTGAAGACTCTGCTGAACACCGTGATTTGAATGAAGGAAAGATTCCCTGTGAGTAA